The following coding sequences lie in one Arachis hypogaea cultivar Tifrunner chromosome 9, arahy.Tifrunner.gnm2.J5K5, whole genome shotgun sequence genomic window:
- the LOC112709805 gene encoding BIIDXI-like protein At5g11420, translated as MEKLKLLSVLIFLAICHTSLAITDGLLPNGDFEQGPKPSQLKGSVVTAPNGIPHWTTSGMVEYIKSGQKQGDMVLVVPQGSYAVRLGNEASIKQRVQVSKGMFYSITFSAARTCAQDEKLNVSVTPTNERRDWGVFPIQTMYGSNGWEALSCGFRADYPVLDIVIHNPGVEEDPACGPLIDSVALKLLTSTRTRDNLLKNGNFEVGPYMFPNTPFGVLIPPQIDDAHSPLPGWTVESLKAVKYIDSKHFTVPEGKRAIELVAGKESALAQTVVTFVSRVYDLTFAVGDANNACEGSMMVEAFAGKDTVKVPYNSKGKGGFVRGKLRFKAVTTRTTIRFLSTFYTMKNDHSGSLCGPVIDDVRLLSVRYPRRIGN; from the exons ATGGAGAAGCTCAAATTGCTCTCAGTGTTGATATTCTTAGCAATTTGCCACACTTCTTTGGCTATCACAGATG GTTTGTTACCAAATGGAGACTTCGAACAAGGACCAAAACCGTCACAACTAAAAGGATCAGTAGTAACTGCTCCAAACGGCATTCCACATTGGACAACCTCAGGTATGGTGGAGTACATCAAATCCGGCCAGAAACAAGGCGACATGGTGCTTGTCGTCCCCCAAGGTTCCTATGCCGTTCGCCTGGGAAACGAAGCGTCAATCAAACAGAGAGTTCAAGTTTCAAAGGGGATGTTCTACTCCATCACGTTTAGCGCTGCGCGCACGTGCGCACAAGACGAGAAGCTCAACGTTTCTGTGACTCCTACGAATGAGAGAAGAGATTGGGGCGTGTTTCCGATCCAAACAATGTATGGTAGCAACGGTTGGGAAGCGCTTTCATGTGGTTTCAGAGCGGATTATCCTGTGTTAGATATTGTCATACATAACCCTGGTGTTGAGGAAGATCCTGCTTGTGGTCCTCTCATTGATTCTGTTGCTTTGAAGCTTTTGACCTCAacaaggactagag ACAATCTGCTGAAAAATGGGAACTTCGAAGTAGGACCATACATGTTCCCTAACACACCATTCGGAGTCCTAATCCCACCCCAAATTGATGATGCCCACAGTCCCCTGCCAGGCTGGACGGTAGAGTCTCTCAAAGCCGTAAAATACATTGATTCCAAGCACTTTACCGTCCCTGAGGGCAAAAGAGCGATCGAGCTCGTGGCCGGCAAAGAGAGCGCCCTAGCGCAAACGGTCGTCACCTTTGTCAGCCGAGTCTACGACCTCACTTTTGCCGTCGGGGACGCTAACAATGCTTGTGAAGGCTCAATGATGGTTGAGGCATTTGCTGGCAAAGACACTGTCAAAGTTCCTTACAATTCTAAGGGTAAAGGAGGGTTTGTTAGGGGGAAGCTAAGGTTCAAGGCTGTGACAACACGCACAACAATTAGGTTCTTGAGCACTTTTTATACCATGAAAAATGATCATTCTGGTTCACTTTGTGGTCCTGTTATTGATGATGTTAGATTGCTAAGTGTTCGTTATCCTAGACGTATTGGTAATTAA